A stretch of Candidatus Bathyarchaeota archaeon DNA encodes these proteins:
- the acsC gene encoding acetyl-CoA decarbonylase/synthase complex subunit gamma has protein sequence MPAKELSPIEVYKILPGTNCKECGENNCMAFAAKLVNREAVLQKCPPLLKPKFTEAHNKLWVLLKPAVQAVQVGTGDKAVTVGGEYVLYRHEFTYFNLPPIAIDVSDEMSNEEFEARIKIADEFEFEYIGMKLTLDMVAVRSTSNDPKKFEAAVKKASELTDMPLLLCSHNPVVMEYALSAVGNRKPLIYAATKENWKEMADLAIMYNCPIVASAPFDLNSLKGIARTLTEYGVENIVLDPGTQGDEGISRTLDNFTVLRWNAINEEEEYLGYPLLGTPIVAWTEKTEDPLINEWNEAMLASALIARYADILIVHSVSGWALLPFVFLRQNIYTDPRTPLAVEAGVLTYGKPDENSPVLLTTNFALTFYTVASDIEGSKLDCYLVVVDSEGLSVDTAVAGRQLTADTVAEALSETKVGDLVKHRHLIIPGRAARLSGEIQETSGWNVSVGPHDSSGIAKFIEDIWPPESE, from the coding sequence TTGCCTGCAAAGGAACTAAGCCCAATTGAGGTCTATAAGATACTCCCTGGGACAAATTGCAAAGAGTGTGGGGAGAACAATTGTATGGCCTTCGCAGCTAAGCTAGTTAACCGAGAGGCAGTCCTTCAAAAGTGTCCGCCGCTTCTCAAGCCCAAGTTCACAGAAGCTCACAACAAGCTCTGGGTCCTACTAAAGCCTGCTGTACAAGCGGTACAAGTGGGCACCGGAGACAAAGCGGTCACAGTTGGTGGTGAGTACGTCCTCTACCGCCATGAGTTCACATATTTCAACCTCCCGCCTATTGCAATTGATGTGAGTGACGAAATGTCCAATGAGGAGTTTGAGGCCCGAATCAAGATTGCCGACGAGTTTGAGTTTGAGTATATTGGCATGAAGCTTACCCTTGACATGGTCGCAGTCAGATCTACATCAAACGACCCCAAAAAGTTCGAGGCTGCAGTGAAGAAGGCATCAGAACTTACGGATATGCCTCTCCTCTTGTGCTCCCATAATCCTGTTGTAATGGAGTATGCGCTTTCTGCAGTTGGAAACAGGAAGCCTCTCATCTACGCCGCCACGAAAGAAAACTGGAAAGAGATGGCAGACCTAGCCATAATGTACAACTGCCCCATCGTTGCTTCGGCTCCATTTGACCTTAATTCCCTCAAAGGCATTGCTAGAACTCTCACAGAGTATGGTGTGGAGAATATTGTTCTTGACCCGGGGACCCAGGGGGACGAAGGTATTAGCAGGACTCTTGACAATTTTACAGTCCTGCGGTGGAACGCAATCAATGAAGAGGAGGAATACCTTGGCTATCCCCTATTGGGCACACCCATCGTGGCTTGGACAGAGAAAACGGAGGATCCCCTGATTAACGAATGGAACGAAGCCATGCTCGCATCCGCCCTCATCGCAAGATACGCGGACATACTAATAGTTCATAGTGTGAGCGGGTGGGCATTACTACCTTTTGTCTTCCTGAGGCAAAATATTTACACCGACCCAAGGACACCACTGGCCGTCGAGGCGGGAGTCCTAACCTACGGGAAGCCCGATGAAAACTCCCCTGTACTTCTTACCACTAACTTCGCTTTGACATTTTATACAGTCGCTTCAGATATCGAAGGATCAAAGCTGGACTGCTACCTTGTGGTCGTAGACAGTGAAGGACTCTCGGTGGATACCGCAGTGGCTGGACGACAACTTACCGCCGACACTGTCGCCGAAGCCCTCAGCGAAACAAAAGTAGGGGACTTGGTAAAGCACAGACATCTTATAATCCCCGGTAGAGCAGCACGCCTCAGTGGAGAGATCCAGGAGACCTCCGGGTGGAACGTTTCGGTGGGACCTCACGACTCATCAGGAATCGCGAAATTCATTGAGGATATTTGGCCCCCTGAGTCCGAGTGA
- the cdhD gene encoding CO dehydrogenase/acetyl-CoA synthase subunit delta, whose product MVDKKKENLPISFDMLKALAKFQEIEFEDVELSFDELELRISPGMITGPPAVTPSQGIINNIKPTQIQEEKVGFPSHIYNGEVVEVRLGATKADGGTRDRSFVIGGETAPAFYNFQAKTPNRPIIAMDVFDWEKIPLAKAVKMHFREVVADPAAWAKMCVEKYDADMINLHMLTIDPLIEDASPKSALKTMEDVLEAVDVPIAFGGCGDPKKDLEVFKVVAEATAGERILFNSVTLDMDIKATADIIRENGHTVIAFTSMDVNKARELNRKLYDFLPKEDILMDTTTAALGYGLDYAYTVMERSRLAALKGDPELNHPISSGATNAWAAREAWMKMGAEWAPRELRGPIWETITAQTLLMAGVDYFMMMHPAAVRAIKTLINNLMSGKDPSDAQDWVSLKL is encoded by the coding sequence ATGGTGGATAAAAAGAAGGAGAACCTCCCAATTAGCTTTGACATGCTAAAAGCTCTCGCGAAGTTCCAAGAAATAGAGTTTGAAGATGTTGAGCTTAGTTTTGACGAATTGGAGCTTAGAATTTCCCCTGGGATGATAACGGGTCCCCCTGCGGTAACTCCATCCCAAGGGATCATAAATAACATTAAACCAACACAAATCCAGGAGGAAAAAGTCGGGTTTCCTTCCCACATATATAATGGAGAAGTCGTAGAGGTTAGGCTTGGAGCCACAAAAGCCGATGGAGGTACCAGAGACAGATCGTTTGTCATCGGTGGCGAGACCGCCCCTGCATTTTATAATTTCCAAGCAAAGACGCCAAATAGGCCTATAATTGCGATGGATGTTTTTGACTGGGAAAAAATCCCCTTGGCAAAGGCCGTCAAGATGCACTTTAGGGAAGTAGTGGCAGATCCGGCTGCGTGGGCAAAAATGTGCGTTGAAAAGTATGACGCAGACATGATCAACCTTCATATGCTGACAATCGACCCGCTTATCGAGGACGCTTCTCCAAAATCAGCCCTAAAGACGATGGAGGACGTACTTGAGGCCGTTGACGTACCAATCGCCTTTGGAGGTTGCGGGGATCCAAAGAAGGATCTAGAGGTCTTCAAGGTCGTTGCTGAGGCCACAGCAGGTGAGAGGATCCTTTTCAATTCAGTTACCTTAGACATGGATATTAAGGCTACAGCAGATATCATCAGAGAAAATGGCCATACGGTTATCGCTTTTACATCCATGGATGTCAACAAAGCCCGGGAGCTAAACCGGAAGCTCTACGATTTCCTACCCAAGGAGGATATACTAATGGACACAACTACGGCGGCCCTAGGTTACGGGCTCGACTACGCATACACCGTCATGGAAAGGTCAAGACTAGCAGCCCTAAAGGGTGACCCCGAGCTCAACCATCCCATCTCATCAGGCGCCACCAACGCTTGGGCGGCTAGGGAAGCGTGGATGAAAATGGGAGCAGAGTGGGCACCCAGAGAGCTTAGGGGGCCTATTTGGGAAACTATAACAGCACAAACCTTGTTGATGGCGGGAGTAGATTACTTCATGATGATGCACCCTGCCGCTGTACGGGCAATAAAGACGCTTATCAACAACTTGATGAGCGGAAAAGACCCGAGTGATGCCCAAGATTGGGTGTCCCTCAAACTATAG
- the cdhC gene encoding CO dehydrogenase/CO-methylating acetyl-CoA synthase complex subunit beta, producing the protein MFEDIPVDVGIIYEGERIRGRDMRLELGGPREQYKFELVQVRGMDEIEDGKIMINGQDISGLPERTNTPFGLLIEVAGKEAEKDIEGVIERRIHEYCNFIEGFMHLNQRYDIQMRISKKSFEKGFNSFKHMGEVLKRLIKSEMSFIEKIQMTFITEPGLVKEGYNKALEIYEARDAKARGMSDNDVDVFYGCQLCQSFAPSHLCVITPQRYANCGAISWFDGKATAKVDPKGPVFEIPKGEVINADTGEYVGVNKVMQEKSLGEIERVQLYTTFGNPHTSCGCFEGCAFLIPEVDGFGIVHRNFKGDTVNGLSFVTISDLTAGGKQVDGFHGLSIEYMRSLKFLDADGGWERVVWMPQEIKERVQEFIPPEIVSMIATESDVSDLDELKSWLIEKKHPIIERWREEPDSAPAEIEEITVPTLEVPASAFPNQGFPSGMGFTIILKNAKIKAEKMIIKANKGS; encoded by the coding sequence ATGTTTGAAGATATCCCCGTGGATGTCGGCATCATATACGAGGGCGAACGCATTAGAGGCCGTGATATGCGCCTCGAGCTTGGTGGCCCCAGAGAGCAATATAAATTCGAACTGGTCCAAGTCAGAGGGATGGATGAGATTGAGGATGGAAAAATCATGATAAACGGTCAAGATATATCTGGTTTACCCGAGAGAACAAACACGCCATTCGGTCTCCTCATTGAGGTCGCGGGAAAAGAGGCTGAAAAAGATATTGAAGGCGTCATTGAGCGCCGAATCCACGAATACTGTAACTTTATAGAGGGTTTCATGCACCTCAACCAGCGATACGATATCCAAATGAGGATAAGTAAAAAGTCCTTCGAGAAAGGTTTCAATAGCTTTAAACATATGGGCGAGGTCCTCAAGCGACTCATTAAGAGTGAGATGTCATTCATCGAGAAGATCCAAATGACTTTCATCACTGAGCCAGGCCTCGTAAAGGAAGGGTACAACAAAGCCTTAGAGATATATGAAGCGCGAGATGCAAAGGCAAGAGGTATGAGCGACAATGATGTCGATGTCTTTTATGGGTGCCAGCTTTGCCAGAGCTTTGCTCCCTCCCATCTCTGCGTTATCACACCTCAAAGATACGCAAATTGCGGGGCTATCAGTTGGTTTGATGGAAAAGCAACCGCTAAAGTAGATCCAAAAGGGCCGGTCTTTGAGATCCCAAAAGGTGAGGTTATCAACGCTGACACGGGCGAGTATGTGGGCGTCAACAAGGTCATGCAAGAGAAATCCCTTGGAGAGATAGAGAGAGTACAACTATACACAACCTTTGGTAATCCCCACACTAGTTGTGGCTGTTTCGAAGGATGCGCGTTCTTAATCCCAGAGGTCGATGGATTTGGAATAGTTCACCGAAACTTTAAAGGAGATACAGTCAACGGCCTCAGTTTCGTTACAATCTCTGACTTAACCGCTGGCGGTAAACAAGTGGACGGATTCCACGGCCTATCTATAGAATACATGAGAAGCCTGAAATTCCTTGATGCAGACGGAGGCTGGGAAAGAGTGGTCTGGATGCCCCAAGAGATAAAGGAACGAGTCCAGGAGTTCATACCACCCGAAATAGTTTCCATGATCGCAACCGAATCCGATGTTTCCGATCTCGATGAGTTGAAATCTTGGCTCATAGAAAAGAAACATCCAATAATAGAAAGATGGCGCGAGGAGCCTGACTCTGCCCCAGCAGAGATTGAAGAGATCACTGTGCCGACCCTTGAAGTGCCGGCATCGGCCTTTCCAAATCAAGGGTTCCCTTCAGGTATGGGCTTTACTATAATCCTGAAGAACGCAAAGATCAAAGCAGAGAAGATGATCATAAAGGCCAATAAAGGTAGTTAG
- the cdhB gene encoding CO dehydrogenase/acetyl-CoA synthase complex subunit epsilon: MISAKTTLGQTAMIPGPKKANIFPKPTVVAAMVKKSKRCLLVVGSKAPFTTTKDGNLVDSAIRMSKNGNISVAATGHIIKEFLKRGSKSAFSIQVMNLGDRLRDPSWGGFDGAGIYDLVIFAGFAYYIEWLVQSGLKNFAPDLRIISLEKTYQPNASWSLGTLPEGRWEESLDEILTALEENKS; this comes from the coding sequence GTGATATCAGCTAAAACAACTCTGGGTCAGACAGCGATGATCCCCGGGCCGAAAAAGGCCAATATCTTTCCAAAGCCAACAGTCGTGGCTGCGATGGTGAAAAAGTCGAAAAGGTGTTTACTTGTTGTGGGTTCGAAAGCACCTTTTACAACAACTAAGGACGGGAACCTTGTCGACTCAGCGATAAGGATGTCTAAAAATGGAAATATTTCGGTGGCAGCTACAGGGCATATAATAAAAGAGTTCCTAAAGAGGGGCTCCAAAAGCGCCTTCAGTATCCAAGTCATGAATCTTGGGGACAGGCTAAGAGATCCAAGCTGGGGGGGCTTTGACGGAGCAGGTATATACGACCTAGTGATCTTTGCGGGCTTCGCTTATTATATCGAGTGGCTCGTTCAGTCTGGTTTAAAGAACTTTGCACCGGATCTTAGAATAATAAGTCTTGAAAAGACCTATCAGCCCAATGCGAGCTGGAGCCTAGGGACGTTGCCAGAAGGCAGATGGGAAGAATCTTTAGATGAAATACTAACTGCATTAGAGGAGAACAAGTCGTAA
- the cdhA gene encoding CO dehydrogenase/acetyl-CoA synthase complex subunit alpha: protein MSKRDLKLKFSELSSAIGTFKGVEIEVGRIFEEDWEEKLGPTPFPGLGTFRNWDRRLLERYKPFYMPFCDLCCLCTYGKCDLTGDKKGACGITMAGQQSRIVLLAACIGASTHTAHARHMLENLIELYGRESPLEVAMNTNVEAPHIRLICGLRPKTLKDLEDVLDYIETQLIELIAVTHTGQEGDPLDFESKTFHAGMLDHLALEAADIAQIATLGFPKGDPQAPLADIGFSSVDPTKPVILCIGHNVLPSIDIIDYLMDHDLFGEVEIGGICCTAHDMTRYDKRAKIIGPISWQLRFVRSGIPDLIVIDAQCLRTDILTEAQKIGAPIIATTMKSCQGLPDMTDEAPEKIIASMLEDGAPGALILDPRKVGEVAVKTAMAIRPKRVITTKLTREKVAEMSKTCRSCSECIRACPHNLQIRDAVQAAANGDFELLASLYKACVGCARCESACPENFPIISFFNVGAEESILKEKYSMRIGRGAIQDTEIREVGRAIVFGEIPGVLALVGCANFPAGGDDVARIADEFIRRRFITVASGCSAMSIAMVKNEDGENLYQTYPGIFDAGGLVNVGSCVSNAHITGAAIKIANIFAKRPLRGNYEEIADYIYNRVGAVGLAWGAMSQKAASIAAGCWRLGIPVVVGPHGAKYRRMLLGRKENDDDWTVKDARTGKEVYVGPVPEHLFYAAETVEEAMVMIAKLTMRPNDTSKGRAVKLSHYIDLHKRHYGCMPDDLQLFVRMEADIPFTMKDEIQKYLIEKNWNADKIAFPDPTMLDRMVRRHE from the coding sequence TTGTCTAAGAGAGATTTAAAACTTAAATTTAGCGAGCTTTCATCGGCAATTGGCACCTTCAAAGGGGTTGAAATCGAGGTCGGAAGGATCTTTGAAGAAGATTGGGAAGAAAAGTTGGGTCCAACCCCATTTCCTGGTCTTGGTACCTTTCGAAATTGGGACAGGAGGCTCTTGGAGCGTTACAAACCTTTCTATATGCCTTTTTGTGACCTATGTTGCCTCTGTACCTACGGCAAATGTGATTTAACGGGTGACAAGAAAGGCGCCTGTGGCATAACCATGGCGGGTCAGCAGTCGAGGATTGTGCTTCTCGCAGCTTGTATTGGAGCCTCCACTCATACAGCTCACGCAAGGCACATGCTTGAAAACCTCATAGAGCTGTACGGGAGAGAAAGTCCTCTCGAGGTGGCGATGAATACTAATGTAGAGGCCCCCCACATTAGGCTTATTTGCGGTCTAAGACCTAAAACCCTGAAGGATCTTGAGGATGTTTTAGATTACATTGAGACACAACTTATAGAGCTGATAGCAGTGACCCATACAGGCCAGGAGGGAGATCCTCTTGACTTTGAGTCGAAGACCTTCCATGCAGGGATGCTCGATCATCTGGCACTCGAGGCAGCGGACATTGCACAGATAGCCACCCTTGGCTTCCCAAAAGGAGATCCACAGGCCCCTTTAGCGGATATAGGCTTTAGCTCTGTAGACCCGACAAAGCCCGTTATTCTATGCATCGGTCATAACGTCCTCCCAAGCATCGATATCATAGACTACTTGATGGATCATGATCTCTTTGGGGAGGTCGAGATAGGGGGCATTTGTTGCACTGCCCACGACATGACACGGTATGATAAAAGAGCAAAGATCATAGGCCCGATTTCCTGGCAACTAAGATTCGTCAGGTCCGGCATCCCTGACCTCATCGTCATAGATGCCCAATGCCTCAGAACCGACATACTCACTGAGGCACAGAAAATCGGGGCACCCATCATCGCCACGACTATGAAAAGCTGCCAGGGTCTCCCCGATATGACTGATGAGGCCCCAGAGAAAATTATCGCTTCAATGCTTGAGGACGGGGCTCCAGGTGCCCTCATACTAGACCCGAGAAAGGTGGGCGAGGTTGCAGTCAAGACTGCGATGGCAATTAGGCCGAAAAGAGTAATAACAACGAAACTTACACGTGAAAAAGTCGCTGAGATGTCAAAGACCTGTAGATCCTGCTCTGAGTGCATAAGGGCCTGCCCTCATAATCTCCAAATTAGGGATGCAGTTCAGGCAGCAGCAAATGGAGATTTTGAACTTCTCGCCAGTCTTTACAAGGCCTGTGTTGGATGTGCTAGGTGTGAGAGTGCCTGCCCCGAGAATTTCCCGATTATTTCATTTTTTAACGTGGGAGCTGAAGAGAGCATCCTCAAGGAAAAGTATTCCATGAGAATTGGAAGAGGTGCTATCCAGGACACTGAGATCAGGGAAGTAGGGCGGGCAATAGTTTTTGGAGAAATCCCAGGAGTCCTGGCCCTCGTCGGTTGCGCAAACTTCCCCGCTGGAGGGGACGATGTAGCCAGAATAGCAGACGAGTTCATAAGGCGCCGCTTCATTACAGTCGCTTCTGGCTGCTCTGCAATGAGCATAGCAATGGTGAAAAATGAGGATGGGGAGAACCTCTATCAGACTTATCCTGGGATCTTTGACGCAGGAGGCTTAGTGAATGTAGGCAGCTGTGTCTCGAATGCTCACATCACTGGAGCCGCTATAAAGATCGCTAACATATTTGCAAAACGTCCCCTAAGGGGAAACTACGAGGAGATTGCGGACTATATTTATAACAGGGTCGGAGCCGTTGGACTTGCTTGGGGAGCCATGTCCCAGAAAGCTGCCTCCATTGCTGCAGGATGCTGGAGGCTGGGAATCCCTGTCGTAGTGGGTCCTCATGGAGCCAAGTATAGACGTATGTTGTTAGGTAGGAAGGAGAACGACGATGACTGGACTGTCAAAGACGCCCGAACAGGAAAAGAGGTCTATGTGGGCCCGGTCCCTGAGCATCTATTCTATGCTGCAGAGACTGTTGAGGAGGCAATGGTGATGATCGCTAAGCTCACGATGCGCCCTAATGACACTTCCAAGGGAAGAGCGGTTAAACTAAGTCACTATATTGACCTCCATAAGAGACACTACGGTTGTATGCCGGACGATCTCCAGCTCTTCGTGAGAATGGAGGCGGATATACCCTTCACAATGAAAGACGAAATTCAGAAATACCTCATAGAAAAGAACTGGAATGCGGACAAGATTGCATTCCCTGACCCGACTATGCTGGATCGGATGGTTAGGAGGCATGAGTGA
- a CDS encoding nitrous oxide-stimulated promoter family protein → MSRKVDIDVKILILFIRVYCGKQHSLSEKFHWEPSEKFWMLGALPAPLLCKDCLDLLEYSAERRMLCPLDPKPTCKKCKIHCYQDDFRDRIREVMRFSGKHFLIFAFRHGLFKESWEIITHFI, encoded by the coding sequence GTGAGTAGAAAAGTAGATATAGATGTCAAGATCCTTATATTGTTCATTCGGGTCTATTGCGGAAAACAACATAGTTTGTCTGAAAAGTTTCACTGGGAACCTTCGGAGAAGTTTTGGATGCTGGGGGCGCTCCCCGCCCCTCTTCTGTGTAAAGACTGCCTCGATTTGCTAGAATACTCAGCGGAGCGAAGAATGCTTTGCCCTTTGGACCCTAAACCCACATGCAAAAAGTGTAAGATTCATTGTTACCAGGATGATTTCAGGGATAGGATAAGGGAGGTTATGAGGTTCTCGGGGAAGCACTTCTTAATATTCGCGTTTAGACACGGCCTATTCAAAGAGAGTTGGGAGATAATCACTCATTTTATCTGA